From Hypanus sabinus isolate sHypSab1 chromosome 23, sHypSab1.hap1, whole genome shotgun sequence, a single genomic window includes:
- the LOC132380017 gene encoding uncharacterized protein LOC132380017, with protein MTSDLIKIKSGISKYHAGSSCLDQLARKSPRVSRSKSNEPESGGFQRIADHALRTVTVRKTKRAKHKATSSKEAHVCQVQSDDSEVTPRDNETSGANLDLFHLAAKEISLNGDSPSETIAPSLQSLLKKSREYRDKQKQQTLQKSLHFKGEAVKLSDKEVILCASEVCKNTRERSTDLGNVMSQNTLLNPDPSLSSASSLPFNPVSKHNYISAARNVSPAKTAELLSYCDSLSEENKTDTRNDVDLISKLKVYCFNKEQPKGKNTSSCSKRIPVCSDSGGQVSQCQKGRKQVNSSLKSQNRGFMVPNIALSGSPVLSRKWTRSSQKLLVNVPLDMGSEIIE; from the coding sequence ATGACCTCTGACCTGATTAAAATAAAGTCGGGTATTTCAAAATACCACGCTGGATCTTCCTGCTTGGATCAACTGGCGAGGAAGAGTCCAAGGGTCAGCAGGAGCAAAAGTAATGAACCTGAATCAGGTGGCTTTCAAAGGATAGCTGATCATGCTCTTCGAACTGTCACCGTACGTAAAACAAAAAGGGCAAAACATAAAGCAACCAGTTCAAAAGAAGCACATGTATGTCAGGTTCAGAGCGATGACTCTGAAGTAACACCCAGGGACAATGAAACTAGTGGTGCTAACTTGGATCTCTTCCATCTTGCTGCTAAGGAGATCAGCCTGAATGGGGATTCACCTTCGGAAACAATTGCACCCAGCCTGCAGAGCTTATTGAAAAAATCAAGGGAGTATCGAGATAAGCAGAAACAACAAACACTGCAGAAGAGTTTACATTTCAAAGGGGAAGCTGTAAAGCTTTCTGATAAGGAAGTTATTTTATGTGCAAGTGAAGTTTGCAAAAATACCAGGGAAAGAAGTACTGACTTAGGAAACGTTATGTCGCAGAACACCTTATTAAACCCTGATCCATCTCTGTCATCTGCTTCCTCTTTGCCTTTTAATCCTGTTTCCAAACACAATTATATTTCAGCAGCCAGGAATGTGAGCCCTGCAAAAACGGCTGAATTGTTGTCCTACTGTGATAGCCTATCCGAGGAGAATAAAACCGACACAAGAAATGATGTTGATCTAATTAGTAAACTTAAAGTTTATTGCTTTAATAAAGAACAGCCTAAAGGAAAGAATACAAGTTCCTGCTCCAAGAGAATTCCAGTCTGTTCCGACTCTGGAGGTCAAGTATCCCAGTGTCAGAAGGGAAGGAAGCAGGTGAACAGCTCACTAAAAAGCCAAAATAGAGGTTTCATGGTACCCAACATAGCTCTGAGTGGAAGTCCAGTATTGTCAAGAAAGTGGACCCGTTCTTCACAGAAGCTGCTTGTAAATGTCCCACTCGATATGGGCAGTGAAATAATTGAATAG